In Blastopirellula sp. J2-11, a single genomic region encodes these proteins:
- the nadB gene encoding L-aspartate oxidase has product MTTSTPRYLVPFHPKRVSHYFTDVLVLGGGIAGLRAALEVDPALSVLIVTKDKILESNSNYAQGGIAGVLDEEDRYEDHAADTITAGGSLCNPAVVDMVVREGPDCIRELIQWGTEFDKEDGQLALTREGGHGRSRIVHALGDSTGREVIRAVVEHVRSRENIQIWQNEFTLDLITHEGECRGALASDQKHGRTLIWAKQTILATGGVGQIYRESTNPKVATGDGLALAIRAGAQLRDMEFMQFHPTVLYIAGSGRSLITEAIRGEGAHLIDRSGNRFMADYDLRGELAPRDVVSQAIVSQMERTKAPCVFLSLSHLDADFVRRRFPGIAQACGKFGIDITTDRVPVRPGAHYMIGGLTVDLEGRTTLPGLWAAGEVTSTGLHGANRLASNSLLEGLVYGKRSGHGASQAALEMPDRFTALNLENPQLPSAEPLDLEDIRNSLTSLMWRSVGVRREQAGLAEAVDMIDSWRSYVSLQQFDHPAGWELQNMLLVARAIAQSALARCESRGVHLRMDYPQIDDSHWNRHLTYPID; this is encoded by the coding sequence ATGACCACATCGACGCCTCGTTACCTTGTGCCGTTTCATCCGAAGCGGGTTTCTCACTACTTCACCGACGTCCTGGTGCTCGGCGGCGGAATCGCCGGACTGCGAGCGGCGCTGGAGGTCGACCCGGCGCTGTCAGTTCTGATCGTGACCAAGGACAAAATTCTGGAATCGAACAGCAACTACGCCCAAGGAGGGATCGCCGGCGTGCTGGACGAAGAAGACCGGTACGAAGATCACGCCGCGGATACGATTACCGCCGGCGGCAGCTTGTGCAATCCGGCTGTGGTCGACATGGTGGTGCGCGAGGGGCCAGACTGCATTCGCGAACTGATCCAATGGGGAACGGAGTTCGACAAAGAAGATGGCCAGCTCGCGTTGACGCGCGAAGGAGGTCACGGGCGTTCGCGCATCGTCCATGCGTTGGGAGACTCGACCGGCCGCGAAGTGATTCGCGCAGTCGTCGAGCATGTTCGAAGTCGCGAGAATATCCAGATCTGGCAAAATGAGTTCACCCTTGATCTGATCACCCACGAAGGGGAATGTCGCGGCGCGCTGGCGTCCGACCAAAAACATGGTCGTACGCTGATCTGGGCGAAGCAAACCATTTTGGCGACCGGCGGCGTGGGGCAGATCTATCGCGAGTCGACTAATCCCAAGGTCGCCACCGGCGACGGCTTGGCGCTGGCGATAAGAGCCGGAGCGCAGCTACGTGACATGGAGTTTATGCAGTTTCACCCGACGGTCCTCTACATCGCCGGTAGCGGTCGCAGTTTGATTACCGAAGCGATTCGCGGCGAAGGGGCCCATCTGATCGACCGCAGCGGCAATCGGTTTATGGCCGATTACGACCTGCGGGGAGAACTGGCGCCGCGGGATGTCGTTTCGCAGGCGATCGTCTCACAAATGGAACGGACGAAAGCTCCCTGCGTCTTTTTGAGTCTCAGCCATCTCGACGCCGATTTTGTCCGCCGACGATTTCCGGGCATCGCCCAGGCTTGCGGCAAGTTTGGGATCGACATCACCACAGATCGCGTCCCGGTCCGGCCGGGCGCTCATTACATGATCGGCGGTTTGACGGTCGATTTAGAGGGGCGGACGACTTTGCCGGGGCTGTGGGCGGCCGGCGAGGTGACTTCGACCGGATTGCACGGCGCAAATCGCCTGGCGTCGAACAGTTTGCTGGAAGGACTCGTATATGGAAAAAGGAGCGGCCACGGCGCCTCACAAGCGGCGCTGGAGATGCCGGACCGGTTTACGGCGCTGAATCTCGAAAATCCGCAGTTACCGTCGGCTGAGCCGCTCGATTTGGAAGATATTCGCAATTCGCTCACCAGTTTGATGTGGCGATCGGTTGGCGTCCGCCGTGAACAGGCGGGACTTGCCGAAGCGGTCGACATGATCGATTCATGGCGCAGCTACGTTTCCTTACAACAATTCGATCATCCCGCCGGCTGGGAGTTGCAGAATATGCTGCTCGTGGCGCGGGCGATCGCTCAGTCAGCGCTTGCCCGGTGCGAATCGCGCGGAGTTCATTTACGGATGGACTACCCGCAAATCGACGATTCGCACTGGAATCGCCATCTCACCTATCCCATCGACTAA
- a CDS encoding ABC transporter ATP-binding protein, whose amino-acid sequence MAQSSGTPMIEADRLSKFYGIFAASRDVTFQVHRGEVVAFLGPNGAGKSTTMKLLTGYLSPSEGVAKIAGHNMMTDRLAGSSLLGYLPENGPLYPDATPHSLLMFFGEARGMTPAQRKERIEAVVDLCNLHTVLHKPISKLSKGYKQRVGMAQAILHEPEVLILDEPTSGLDPNQIRGVREMIRRLGEEKTILLSTHIFQEVDALATRAIVINEGRLIYDGAIDAMKQPGESLDDAFYRMTKGVNALTPATT is encoded by the coding sequence ATGGCGCAGTCGAGCGGAACCCCGATGATCGAGGCGGATCGCCTTTCAAAGTTCTATGGAATTTTCGCCGCTTCACGCGACGTAACTTTCCAGGTCCATCGCGGCGAAGTGGTCGCATTTCTCGGCCCCAACGGCGCCGGTAAAAGCACCACGATGAAGCTGCTGACCGGGTACCTTTCGCCCAGCGAAGGGGTCGCCAAGATTGCAGGGCATAACATGATGACCGACCGCTTGGCGGGATCGTCGCTGCTCGGCTATCTGCCCGAAAATGGTCCGCTTTATCCCGATGCGACGCCCCACAGCTTGCTGATGTTCTTTGGCGAAGCTCGCGGCATGACTCCTGCCCAGCGTAAAGAACGAATTGAAGCGGTGGTCGACCTGTGCAACTTGCACACGGTGCTGCACAAGCCGATCAGCAAATTGTCGAAGGGCTACAAGCAACGGGTCGGCATGGCCCAGGCGATCTTGCATGAGCCGGAAGTGCTGATCCTAGACGAGCCGACATCGGGGCTGGACCCCAATCAAATCCGGGGCGTGCGCGAGATGATTCGCCGTTTGGGAGAGGAAAAGACCATTTTGCTCTCGACCCATATCTTCCAGGAAGTTGATGCGCTGGCGACGCGTGCGATTGTGATCAACGAAGGACGCCTGATTTATGACGGCGCCATCGATGCGATGAAACAGCCAGGCGAATCGCTGGACGACGCTTTCTATCGTATGACCAAAGGGGTGAACGCGCTCACTCCTGCAACGACCTGA
- a CDS encoding Gldg family protein — translation MAWINAITLVCFDLIFAGAFFVAMIPLLLAKQAAYAVMKRNFKSYFSNPTGYVFLAIFVLLTSMAAFWPHEFFNANLANLAQLNQNIGLIMLIFVPAITMGLWADERRQGTDELLLTLPATDFDIVMGKYLAAVAVFSVSLLFSQFCNFLVLNALSEGDMDIGLFLTTYIGYWFIGLAMISLGMVASFLTHNLTLGFVMGVLINAPFVMLQYADAFVTGTGWIQFFSQASIGSQFEDFGRGVVSLSSLVYFIMLTVFGVYLSMVLIGRRHWLGGKDGESRLGHYLLRTISLVVIASSATLFFVLHDSRWDATAGKTSSISPQTMKLIRNLKSDEPVRIEAFISAEVPESYAEVKSDLISYLNEFRGASGAKMDVFIYDDLEPFSELAEKARDQYGIMPVQVVGETRGIMQAKEIILGAAVQRGLEKVVIPFFGNRIPVEYELVRSISTVTDQQRKRIGVLTTDAMLFGGVRPDPTNPFGGFQNVPKQRIVDELEKQYDVEQVDPGEPIDPTKFDVLVAVQPSSLTQPQLDNLLTAVKAGVPTAIFDDPVPLTMNQAPPISAPKAPQGSAMFGRQQPPPQKCDIRQLWSLLGVTLSGQQLVTDQYFNANIIWQKYNPHPKLRIGGGGQITPEWVFVDRNTPIADDALPPLNPDIDVSQNLSEVLFVYPGAILRSKDFPQSMTFTPLIRTGNLTGTVTLDGLTRQGNGATGQHPLTGEQYTLAALIEGTPSSDVDKLADPNQKKTEATATTPIRVAMVADIDLLHSAFVGLQAEKNDQIELSLDNTTFVLNLLDNLAGDDRFTTIRGKSPRLARLTMVDTMTKHAVEESTREEEAAKTKFEAEQKAKEEEINKPVEALQDKIRELQAKQARQQMTAEDQIEVTKLAKRVREQEAVANRKLQVEAERITKELQETQQHIQRDLDRQVLKTQNTFKMFAVILPPIPPILVGLIVFVIRRIKEREGLSKDRIVK, via the coding sequence ATGGCTTGGATAAACGCAATTACGCTGGTTTGCTTCGATCTGATTTTCGCAGGCGCCTTTTTCGTCGCGATGATTCCTTTGTTGCTGGCGAAGCAAGCCGCTTACGCAGTGATGAAGCGCAATTTCAAATCGTACTTTAGCAACCCGACAGGCTATGTCTTTCTCGCGATCTTCGTGTTGTTGACGTCGATGGCGGCGTTTTGGCCGCATGAGTTCTTTAACGCCAACCTGGCGAATCTCGCTCAGCTGAACCAGAATATCGGCTTGATCATGCTGATCTTCGTGCCGGCGATCACGATGGGATTGTGGGCCGATGAGCGACGACAAGGCACCGACGAACTGCTGCTGACGTTGCCGGCCACCGACTTTGATATCGTGATGGGCAAGTACCTGGCCGCCGTCGCCGTGTTTAGCGTTTCGCTCCTCTTTTCGCAGTTTTGCAACTTCCTGGTGCTCAACGCGCTGTCGGAAGGGGACATGGATATCGGTTTGTTTTTGACAACCTATATCGGCTATTGGTTTATCGGCCTAGCGATGATCTCGCTGGGCATGGTCGCGTCTTTCCTGACCCACAACCTGACGTTGGGCTTTGTGATGGGCGTGCTGATCAACGCACCGTTTGTCATGCTGCAATACGCCGACGCGTTTGTGACCGGAACCGGCTGGATTCAATTTTTTAGCCAAGCGAGCATCGGCAGTCAGTTTGAGGACTTTGGCCGCGGCGTGGTCAGTTTGTCGTCACTCGTCTACTTCATCATGTTGACGGTATTCGGCGTTTATCTCAGCATGGTGCTGATCGGACGACGGCATTGGCTGGGTGGAAAAGATGGCGAATCCCGTCTAGGGCACTATCTGTTGCGGACGATTTCACTGGTCGTGATCGCTAGTTCGGCGACGTTGTTCTTTGTGCTGCATGACTCGCGCTGGGATGCGACCGCCGGCAAGACCAGTTCGATCTCACCGCAGACAATGAAGCTGATCCGTAATCTGAAATCGGACGAGCCTGTCCGTATCGAAGCCTTTATCAGCGCCGAAGTTCCTGAGTCATACGCGGAAGTAAAAAGCGACCTGATTAGCTATTTGAACGAGTTTCGCGGCGCTAGCGGCGCCAAGATGGACGTCTTCATCTACGACGATCTCGAGCCGTTTAGCGAACTGGCCGAAAAAGCCCGCGACCAATATGGGATCATGCCGGTGCAAGTGGTCGGAGAAACCCGCGGCATCATGCAGGCCAAGGAAATCATCCTGGGCGCCGCCGTTCAGCGTGGGCTTGAGAAAGTGGTGATTCCATTCTTTGGGAATCGCATTCCGGTTGAATACGAACTGGTTCGTTCGATCAGCACCGTAACCGATCAACAACGCAAGCGGATCGGCGTGTTGACGACCGACGCGATGTTATTCGGCGGAGTTCGCCCTGATCCGACCAATCCGTTCGGCGGTTTTCAGAACGTGCCCAAACAGCGGATCGTTGACGAGTTGGAAAAACAGTACGACGTCGAGCAGGTCGATCCCGGTGAGCCGATTGATCCGACCAAGTTTGACGTGTTGGTCGCCGTGCAACCCTCGAGCTTGACGCAGCCGCAATTGGACAACCTGCTGACGGCGGTCAAAGCCGGCGTGCCGACGGCGATCTTCGACGATCCGGTGCCGCTGACGATGAATCAAGCGCCGCCGATTTCGGCTCCCAAGGCTCCGCAAGGAAGTGCGATGTTTGGTCGTCAACAACCTCCACCGCAAAAGTGCGACATTCGCCAACTTTGGAGTCTGCTGGGCGTGACGCTCAGCGGCCAGCAATTGGTTACGGATCAATACTTCAACGCCAACATCATCTGGCAGAAATACAATCCGCATCCGAAGCTGCGAATCGGCGGCGGGGGACAAATTACGCCAGAGTGGGTGTTTGTCGATCGCAACACGCCGATTGCCGATGATGCGCTTCCGCCGCTCAATCCTGATATCGACGTCTCGCAAAACCTGTCAGAAGTCTTGTTCGTTTATCCCGGCGCGATTCTGCGCAGCAAAGATTTTCCGCAGTCGATGACCTTTACTCCTTTGATTCGGACCGGAAATTTAACCGGCACCGTGACGTTAGATGGATTGACGCGACAAGGGAACGGCGCGACGGGCCAGCATCCGCTGACCGGCGAACAATATACGTTGGCGGCGCTGATTGAGGGGACGCCGAGCAGCGATGTTGATAAGCTCGCTGATCCGAATCAAAAGAAGACGGAGGCGACCGCGACGACGCCGATTCGCGTCGCGATGGTCGCTGATATCGACTTGCTGCACAGCGCTTTCGTCGGCCTACAGGCCGAAAAGAACGATCAGATCGAGTTGAGTCTCGACAACACGACCTTCGTATTGAACCTGCTGGATAACCTGGCTGGGGATGATCGCTTTACGACAATTCGCGGCAAGAGTCCCCGTTTGGCTCGTCTGACGATGGTCGATACGATGACCAAACATGCCGTCGAAGAAAGCACGCGTGAAGAAGAAGCGGCGAAAACGAAGTTTGAAGCCGAACAAAAAGCGAAAGAAGAAGAAATCAACAAGCCAGTCGAGGCGCTGCAAGATAAGATCCGCGAGTTGCAAGCGAAACAAGCTCGCCAGCAGATGACCGCGGAAGATCAGATCGAGGTCACCAAGTTGGCCAAACGCGTTCGCGAACAGGAAGCGGTCGCGAATCGCAAACTGCAGGTCGAAGCGGAGCGGATCACGAAGGAACTGCAGGAAACGCAACAGCACATCCAGCGCGATCTCGATCGTCAGGTGCTGAAAACGCAGAACACGTTCAAGATGTTCGCCGTGATTCTGCCGCCGATTCCGCCGATCCTGGTTGGTTTGATCGTCTTCGTCATTCGTCGCATCAAAGAACGCGAAGGATTGTCGAAGGATCGTATCGTCAAGTAA